The proteins below come from a single Paludibacter jiangxiensis genomic window:
- a CDS encoding SusC/RagA family TonB-linked outer membrane protein: MKKKISFILILLSAFSLQMLAQNLKISGIVRDAETNETLPGVSVVVKGQKQGTATDLDGAFTLNVTKGNVLQFSFIGYETEELQVENSQTVNVKLKQSTTKIDEVVVIGYGTANKRDLTGSIVKVSSKDLENKPNSNPISSLQGKVAGLSVVNSGKPGSEPDIRIRGTISRNQTKPLYIVDGIFNDNINFINPEDIASMEVLKDPSSLAIFGVRGANGAIIITTKKGALGKVTVNFNSSVGVQNIVGTPDMTDRNGFITLYDEQRINQGASAYGRYDLFQGNTNWINQIKQSNAIVTSHNLSISSGNEKNKFYFGAGYLYQEGLIKYETYNKLTVSLNDELTINKHFKVGVNVNAYKANLPQLHDFISALNATPIVEPYNTTYNVYNKLPDDIGGPQIGNPLMFVKGNKYTQLNNEYRFIGNGFIEWTLFKDLTLKANYFADLGFNNGRTYTPKYQVYAAESGQVVDWNTLSSVSQYKNTYTKIQQDYLLTYKKKFGEHNLTLLGGFTTFYEDYSQVSGKVNQYSYAGAPVIPYDKRWWYLDVYPYGDPETRVVVADKDNPSEWDRSTVSMLFRALYSYKGKYNLNGSFRRDGSSEISPSHRYQNFWALGGAWFMSEEKFMQNQKVFNNLKIKASLGQLGNQYNAVHYPYYPNYVAGSSAVFGSNIVPAYELAYKNNPNLKWETVDSYEGGFEADFLGSRLHFEANYYEKRTKDLLTYVNDGSNNFYTNSGSVKNNGFEFTASWNQKLANGLTFNVSGNITTIRNKVLSVWKPGYAYYDGNSITQAGSPIGSFYGYVVEGVYQSYADKLASPVNTLADYGPGDLKFKDLNGDGKITDADRTIIGNPTPDFTYGLSASANYKNFDLSIEFQGVYGNEIWRDWGNGSSYAVFNYRQDRLGRWTGAGTSNWEPKVGNDANNNLPSTYMIEDGSYLRLRNVQLGYSFDHKLLQKMNIEKLRVYVSGQNLVTWKHNSGFTPEAGGSATKFGYDNGGYPVPAVTTVGVNITF; this comes from the coding sequence ATGAAAAAGAAAATCAGTTTTATTCTGATTCTGCTGAGTGCCTTCTCGTTACAGATGCTGGCACAAAATCTAAAAATCTCGGGCATTGTTCGGGATGCAGAAACTAACGAAACTCTTCCGGGAGTTAGCGTTGTTGTGAAAGGGCAAAAACAGGGAACGGCCACCGATCTTGACGGTGCTTTTACTCTGAATGTTACAAAAGGAAACGTTCTTCAGTTTTCTTTCATTGGATATGAAACAGAAGAATTACAGGTTGAAAACTCTCAGACAGTCAATGTAAAATTGAAACAGTCGACTACTAAAATAGACGAGGTGGTTGTAATTGGTTACGGTACGGCTAATAAAAGAGACCTGACCGGATCGATTGTGAAAGTGTCGTCAAAAGATCTTGAAAACAAACCGAATTCCAACCCTATCTCTTCGTTGCAAGGAAAAGTAGCCGGTTTGTCGGTTGTTAATAGTGGAAAACCTGGTTCTGAACCCGATATCAGAATTCGGGGAACTATCAGCCGCAACCAGACAAAGCCGTTGTACATTGTCGATGGGATTTTCAACGACAATATCAACTTTATCAATCCGGAGGATATTGCTTCGATGGAAGTCCTTAAAGACCCTTCGTCACTAGCAATTTTCGGCGTACGGGGTGCTAACGGTGCCATCATTATTACGACCAAGAAAGGAGCTCTGGGAAAGGTGACTGTCAATTTCAATTCGTCTGTTGGTGTACAGAATATTGTTGGAACACCTGATATGACTGATCGTAATGGTTTTATAACTCTTTACGATGAACAAAGAATCAATCAGGGAGCTTCTGCATATGGTCGCTATGACTTGTTCCAAGGTAATACAAACTGGATTAACCAGATTAAACAAAGCAATGCCATTGTTACATCTCACAACCTGAGTATTTCGAGTGGGAATGAGAAAAATAAGTTTTATTTTGGGGCAGGGTATTTGTATCAGGAAGGCTTGATTAAATATGAAACATACAACAAGTTAACCGTCAGCCTCAATGATGAACTGACAATTAATAAGCACTTCAAAGTTGGAGTGAACGTTAATGCCTACAAAGCAAATTTACCTCAATTGCACGATTTTATTTCGGCATTGAATGCAACTCCAATTGTTGAACCGTACAATACGACTTACAATGTGTATAATAAGTTACCTGATGATATTGGAGGTCCTCAAATTGGTAATCCGTTGATGTTTGTAAAAGGGAACAAATACACGCAGCTCAACAACGAATACCGGTTTATTGGTAATGGTTTTATAGAATGGACGCTGTTTAAAGATCTCACATTGAAGGCCAATTACTTTGCCGATTTAGGTTTTAACAATGGTCGTACATATACTCCTAAATATCAGGTGTATGCTGCTGAATCAGGTCAGGTGGTCGATTGGAATACTTTGTCATCTGTTAGCCAGTATAAAAACACGTATACCAAGATTCAACAGGATTATCTGTTAACCTATAAGAAGAAATTTGGCGAGCATAATCTGACTTTGCTGGGCGGTTTTACCACATTCTATGAAGACTATAGCCAGGTTAGCGGTAAAGTGAACCAGTATTCTTATGCCGGAGCTCCTGTGATTCCTTATGACAAACGTTGGTGGTATCTTGATGTTTATCCTTATGGAGACCCTGAAACCAGAGTGGTTGTTGCAGACAAAGACAATCCTTCAGAATGGGACAGATCTACAGTATCGATGCTGTTCCGTGCTCTCTACAGTTATAAAGGAAAATACAATCTGAATGGTTCGTTCCGTCGCGATGGATCTTCTGAAATCTCTCCCAGTCATCGTTATCAGAATTTCTGGGCATTGGGTGGAGCCTGGTTTATGAGCGAAGAAAAGTTCATGCAGAATCAGAAAGTGTTCAATAACCTGAAGATTAAAGCGTCTCTGGGTCAATTGGGAAATCAGTACAATGCGGTACACTATCCGTACTATCCTAACTATGTAGCAGGCTCTTCAGCTGTATTCGGTTCCAATATTGTTCCGGCTTATGAATTGGCCTACAAAAATAATCCAAACCTAAAGTGGGAAACCGTGGATTCGTACGAAGGTGGATTTGAAGCCGACTTCCTTGGTAGCCGACTTCATTTTGAAGCCAACTATTACGAAAAACGCACAAAAGACCTGTTGACTTACGTAAATGATGGCAGCAATAATTTTTACACGAATTCGGGTTCTGTTAAAAACAATGGTTTTGAATTCACTGCATCATGGAATCAGAAGTTAGCTAATGGTTTGACATTTAATGTATCTGGAAATATTACTACAATTCGTAATAAAGTGTTAAGTGTCTGGAAACCGGGTTATGCTTACTATGATGGTAATTCAATTACACAGGCCGGATCGCCTATCGGATCATTCTATGGATATGTTGTTGAAGGCGTTTATCAGTCGTATGCTGATAAGTTAGCCAGTCCGGTGAATACTTTAGCCGATTACGGTCCCGGCGATTTGAAATTTAAGGATCTGAACGGTGACGGAAAAATTACAGATGCAGATCGTACTATTATAGGCAATCCTACGCCTGATTTTACCTACGGACTGAGCGCATCAGCCAACTACAAAAACTTTGATTTATCAATCGAATTCCAGGGTGTATATGGAAATGAAATCTGGCGTGATTGGGGTAACGGTTCTTCTTATGCCGTATTCAATTACAGACAGGATCGTTTGGGTCGCTGGACCGGAGCCGGAACTTCCAATTGGGAACCGAAGGTTGGAAATGATGCCAATAACAATTTGCCTTCTACCTATATGATTGAAGACGGAAGTTACCTGCGTTTGCGTAATGTTCAGTTGGGTTATTCATTTGATCATAAACTGTTGCAAAAAATGAATATAGAGAAACTGAGAGTTTATGTAAGCGGACAGAACCTTGTAACATGGAAGCATAACTCGGGCTTTACTCCTGAAGCCGGAGGTAGTGCTACTAAATTCGGATATGACAACGGTGGTTATCCTGTGCCGGCCGTAACTACTGTGGGTGTGAACATCACTTTTTAA
- a CDS encoding glucoamylase family protein, whose protein sequence is MFRLLILLMATACMPLLTAQKYIVPESLRATGYDAHVEITYANLPGFTYEIYLSTDHGIHFQKRAENNSGFYLDFPGKSVGERNLVYRVVPKGMNVTDKAAAKFECKATTHKFTDDQLIDMVQRYTTRYFFDLAHPDCGMARERSNDNHGDIVTTGGTGFGIMALVAGAQRNYFPREQAMNKIDQIVSFLERVDRFHGAWAHWYNGNTGKVFNFSQYDDGGDLVETAFLTQGLLTARQYFKNGNDKEKTLSSRITKLWEEIDWNWYTDGTDSLYWHWSKNYGFKMRHRIKGFDETLITYVLAASSPTHPIRPEVFNCWRTSPYYQNGKSYFGIPLSLGMEYGGPLFFTHYSFLGLNPKGLSNKDADFWDRNRNHVLIHRAYAMANPKKYKGYGADSWGFTSSDDPLVGYTSHHPGTPDENGTVSPTAALSSLPYAPQEVLPVFRHFYYDLGKELLGKYGFYDAFNLNMVSGQQVVRSYLAIDQGPIATMIENYRSGLLWTLFMQNEEIGNGIKKLGFQYK, encoded by the coding sequence ATGTTTCGATTATTAATTCTTTTAATGGCAACAGCCTGTATGCCGTTGTTGACTGCACAGAAATATATTGTGCCGGAGTCGCTTCGGGCTACAGGTTATGATGCGCATGTTGAAATAACGTATGCCAATCTGCCCGGTTTTACCTACGAGATTTATCTCTCGACAGATCATGGCATTCATTTTCAAAAGAGAGCGGAAAACAACTCCGGATTTTATCTTGATTTTCCGGGTAAATCTGTGGGAGAAAGGAATTTGGTGTATAGAGTCGTACCCAAAGGAATGAATGTTACAGACAAAGCTGCCGCAAAATTCGAATGCAAAGCAACGACCCATAAATTCACGGATGACCAGCTGATTGACATGGTTCAGCGCTATACGACCCGTTATTTCTTTGATCTGGCTCATCCCGACTGTGGTATGGCTCGCGAGCGAAGCAACGATAATCATGGAGATATAGTGACAACCGGAGGTACGGGCTTCGGGATTATGGCGTTAGTGGCTGGGGCTCAGCGTAATTATTTTCCGCGGGAACAAGCCATGAATAAAATCGATCAGATTGTTTCTTTCCTTGAAAGGGTTGATCGTTTTCATGGAGCTTGGGCGCACTGGTACAATGGAAACACAGGTAAGGTTTTCAATTTTAGTCAATATGACGATGGGGGAGACCTTGTAGAAACAGCCTTCCTTACACAGGGCTTGCTTACTGCCCGTCAGTATTTTAAGAATGGAAACGATAAGGAAAAAACACTTTCGTCGCGTATCACAAAACTGTGGGAAGAAATTGACTGGAACTGGTATACGGACGGTACAGACTCACTTTACTGGCACTGGTCAAAGAACTATGGATTCAAAATGCGTCATCGGATAAAAGGCTTTGATGAAACCCTTATTACATACGTATTGGCGGCATCTTCGCCCACGCACCCGATTCGACCGGAAGTGTTCAATTGCTGGAGAACTTCACCATACTATCAAAACGGCAAAAGTTATTTTGGAATACCGCTGTCGTTGGGCATGGAATACGGCGGCCCGTTGTTTTTTACCCATTACTCTTTTCTGGGGCTGAATCCTAAAGGCCTAAGCAACAAAGATGCCGATTTTTGGGACCGGAATAGAAATCATGTCTTGATTCACCGTGCTTATGCAATGGCAAACCCGAAGAAATACAAAGGCTACGGAGCCGATAGTTGGGGATTTACTTCTTCTGACGATCCATTGGTTGGATATACCTCGCATCATCCGGGTACACCTGATGAAAATGGTACTGTTTCTCCAACAGCAGCGCTTTCGTCTTTGCCTTATGCCCCGCAGGAAGTGTTACCTGTATTCCGCCATTTCTATTACGATTTAGGTAAAGAATTATTAGGCAAATATGGATTTTATGATGCTTTTAACCTGAACATGGTATCAGGCCAACAGGTAGTTCGATCGTATCTGGCAATCGATCAGGGACCGATTGCTACGATGATTGAGAACTACCGGAGCGGCTTACTCTGGACTCTCTTTATGCAAAATGAAGAGATTGGTAACGGAATAAAAAAATTGGGATTTCAGTACAAATAA
- the bglX gene encoding beta-glucosidase BglX: MKKATSLLLLFLFVLFSSFKNTPARPVSRIEYRADSIMKLMTLEEKIGQLNLPGAGDFVTGQAQNSDIGGKVKQGLVGGLFNIKSVAKIKAMQKVAVEQSRLHIPLIFGMDVIHGYETTFPIPLALSSTWNLPMIEKTARIAAIEASADGICWTFSPMVDIARDPRWGRIAEGSGEDPYLGSLIAKAMVKGYQGDLSHNNNIMACVKHYALYGAAEAGRDYNTVDMSKRRMYEDYLPPYKAAIDAGCGSVMVSFNEIDGIPATGNKWLLTDVLRKQWGFKGFVVTDYTGISEMTAHGMGDLQTVSALALKAGVNMDMVSEGFLKTLKQSLREGKITQKEIDDACKSVLIAKLKLGLFEDPYKYCNENRAKTEIFTPENLNFARKTAAESFVLLKNQNNLLPLKKNGTIALIGPLANNRENMCGTWSVAADFSKPATLYETMKAAVGDKAKIVYAQGSNIFADEEMEKRVSVFGKTTNRDNRPAKEILDEALKVAAQADVIVAAVGESSEMSGECASRSDISIPDTQKELLRALAQTGKPVVLVLFTGRPLTLGWENENIPAILNVWFGGTMAADAISDVLFGDVNPSGKLTATFPRNVGQIPIYYAHKPTGRPEHEEDQFEKFRSVYLDVPNSPLYPFGYGLSYTSFDYSTPVLSSSKLHANGSITVSCQVTNTGKKDGAEVVQMYLHDLAGSVTRPVKELKGFEKIFLKAGETKTVSFIIKPQMLAFYRADMTFGTEPGEFEVYVGGNSRDVKKTMFSLEQ; encoded by the coding sequence ATGAAAAAAGCTACTTCTCTTCTTTTACTTTTCTTGTTTGTCTTATTTTCCTCTTTTAAAAATACACCTGCGCGTCCTGTATCACGAATTGAATATCGTGCGGATTCAATTATGAAACTGATGACGCTGGAGGAAAAGATAGGACAACTCAATCTGCCGGGAGCCGGCGATTTTGTAACAGGTCAGGCACAAAATTCCGATATCGGAGGTAAAGTTAAACAAGGATTGGTTGGCGGATTGTTCAATATAAAATCGGTTGCGAAGATTAAAGCCATGCAAAAGGTAGCCGTTGAACAAAGCCGTTTACATATTCCTCTTATTTTCGGCATGGATGTTATACATGGTTACGAAACCACTTTTCCTATTCCTCTCGCATTATCCTCCACATGGAACCTGCCGATGATAGAAAAAACGGCACGCATTGCTGCCATTGAAGCCAGTGCCGATGGTATATGCTGGACTTTTTCTCCAATGGTGGATATTGCACGCGACCCTCGCTGGGGACGGATTGCCGAAGGTTCCGGAGAAGATCCGTATCTCGGCTCTTTGATTGCAAAAGCAATGGTGAAGGGGTATCAGGGAGACCTCTCTCATAACAATAATATTATGGCCTGCGTAAAACATTACGCGTTGTATGGTGCAGCCGAAGCCGGACGCGATTACAACACGGTGGATATGAGCAAACGCAGAATGTATGAAGATTATTTGCCACCATATAAAGCAGCTATTGATGCCGGTTGTGGATCGGTAATGGTTTCATTCAACGAAATTGACGGTATTCCTGCGACAGGCAATAAATGGCTACTCACAGACGTGTTGCGCAAACAATGGGGCTTTAAAGGTTTTGTAGTTACCGATTATACAGGTATTTCCGAAATGACAGCTCATGGCATGGGCGATTTACAGACAGTATCGGCTTTGGCTTTGAAAGCCGGAGTAAACATGGATATGGTAAGCGAAGGATTTCTGAAAACATTGAAACAATCACTTCGGGAAGGAAAAATTACACAAAAAGAGATTGACGATGCCTGTAAATCAGTATTGATTGCAAAACTGAAGCTGGGACTATTTGAAGATCCCTATAAATATTGTAATGAGAACCGTGCTAAAACGGAGATTTTTACACCGGAAAATTTGAATTTTGCCCGCAAAACAGCAGCAGAAAGCTTTGTCTTGCTAAAGAATCAGAACAATTTATTGCCCTTGAAGAAAAACGGAACTATTGCATTAATCGGTCCGTTGGCCAATAACAGAGAAAATATGTGCGGTACATGGTCGGTAGCAGCTGATTTTTCCAAGCCGGCAACACTTTATGAAACGATGAAGGCGGCAGTAGGCGATAAGGCAAAAATAGTGTATGCACAAGGCTCGAATATTTTTGCCGACGAGGAAATGGAAAAAAGGGTCAGCGTGTTTGGAAAAACCACGAATCGCGATAACCGTCCTGCAAAAGAAATTTTGGATGAAGCACTGAAAGTAGCTGCACAGGCCGATGTTATCGTGGCAGCTGTAGGCGAATCATCCGAAATGAGCGGAGAGTGTGCAAGCCGGTCTGATATTTCTATTCCGGATACGCAGAAAGAGCTTCTCAGAGCTTTGGCTCAAACAGGAAAGCCGGTTGTATTGGTGCTGTTTACCGGACGCCCGCTCACATTGGGTTGGGAGAATGAAAATATTCCGGCCATACTGAATGTATGGTTTGGAGGCACTATGGCCGCCGATGCCATTTCGGATGTCTTGTTCGGAGATGTTAATCCGAGTGGTAAGCTGACAGCCACATTCCCACGCAATGTGGGTCAAATACCTATTTATTACGCGCATAAACCTACTGGCAGACCGGAACATGAAGAAGATCAATTTGAGAAATTCCGTTCTGTTTACCTGGACGTTCCCAATTCCCCGCTTTATCCGTTTGGATACGGACTTAGCTACACTTCGTTCGACTATTCTACTCCGGTACTTTCATCATCAAAATTACACGCAAATGGCAGCATCACCGTTAGCTGTCAGGTTACAAACACAGGCAAAAAAGACGGTGCAGAGGTAGTTCAAATGTATTTGCACGATTTAGCAGGCAGCGTTACACGGCCGGTAAAAGAGCTGAAAGGTTTTGAAAAGATCTTCCTGAAAGCAGGAGAAACCAAAACCGTCAGTTTTATCATAAAACCGCAAATGCTGGCCTTCTATCGTGCAGATATGACTTTTGGTACTGAACCCGGAGAATTTGAGGTGTACGTAGGCGGCAACTCGCGAGATGTAAAGAAAACAATGTTCTCCCTTGAACAGTAA
- the rbr gene encoding rubrerythrin codes for MKSIKGTRTEQNLLKSFAGESQARNRYTYFASVAKKEGYEQIAAIFEETANQEKEHAKRMFKFLEGGMVEITATYPAGVISTTAENLKEAAGGEHEEWSELYPFFAQIADEDGFPQIAAMYRMISIAEKGHEERYLAFLHNIEANEVFEKTDEVTWQCRNCGYIHTGKTPPEICPACLHPQAYFEVIKENY; via the coding sequence ATGAAAAGTATTAAAGGAACACGTACAGAACAAAACCTGCTGAAATCATTCGCAGGTGAATCCCAAGCCCGTAATCGTTACACCTACTTTGCAAGCGTGGCAAAGAAAGAGGGATACGAACAAATTGCCGCCATTTTTGAAGAAACGGCTAATCAGGAAAAAGAACATGCAAAACGGATGTTTAAGTTTCTGGAAGGCGGAATGGTTGAGATAACAGCTACTTATCCTGCCGGTGTAATCAGTACTACTGCAGAGAATCTGAAGGAAGCAGCCGGAGGAGAACATGAAGAATGGAGTGAGCTTTATCCTTTCTTTGCCCAAATTGCAGATGAAGACGGGTTTCCTCAGATTGCGGCCATGTATCGAATGATTAGTATTGCTGAAAAAGGCCATGAGGAACGCTATCTCGCCTTTTTGCATAACATTGAAGCTAATGAAGTTTTTGAAAAAACAGATGAAGTAACATGGCAATGCCGTAACTGCGGTTACATTCATACAGGCAAAACACCTCCTGAAATTTGCCCTGCATGTCTCCATCCGCAAGCTTATTTTGAAGTAATCAAAGAAAACTACTAA
- a CDS encoding nitroreductase family protein produces MQSFLELAEKRQSDRLYDERPVEKEKLERILEAARLSPSACNGQPWKIIVVDDPELKNQIADATSSKALGFNHFTKQAPIHLVIVEESTNFSSKIGGLIKGKHYPDTDLGILASHITLAATDEGLGSCVVGWLNEKKIRKLLKIPASRRVALLILLGYTSSSHRDKVRKPITDVVSYNVY; encoded by the coding sequence GTGCAAAGTTTTCTGGAGTTGGCAGAAAAGCGACAGAGCGACAGATTGTATGATGAACGCCCTGTTGAAAAGGAAAAGCTTGAACGCATCTTAGAGGCGGCAAGGTTATCTCCGTCTGCATGTAACGGACAACCCTGGAAAATAATCGTTGTTGATGATCCGGAACTAAAAAATCAAATTGCGGATGCTACATCCAGCAAAGCGTTGGGATTTAATCATTTTACAAAACAGGCGCCAATTCATTTGGTAATAGTAGAAGAAAGCACCAACTTTTCATCTAAGATAGGAGGACTGATTAAGGGCAAACATTATCCCGATACGGATTTGGGGATTCTGGCAAGTCACATTACCTTAGCAGCGACTGATGAAGGTTTGGGATCGTGTGTTGTAGGCTGGCTTAACGAAAAGAAAATAAGGAAATTACTGAAGATTCCAGCCTCCAGGAGAGTTGCCTTGTTGATATTGTTAGGATATACTTCATCGTCGCACCGGGACAAAGTGAGGAAGCCTATAACTGATGTTGTTTCGTATAATGTATATTGA
- a CDS encoding YhcH/YjgK/YiaL family protein, giving the protein MKKILLLISIVALSSVVYAQKLKTTVSDKVIAEWFNKGDWKAGFKAQPAPSVDKALLYDHYKKHPERWQKVFDYLKNNDLMKLPLGNINLDDNIIVKVQEYTTHEFGDQVLEVHRKYIDFQYVITGCEFMGCGKLSEAKEVSPFNEKKDWGGYNLPILPYYVANSGYFFIFFPQQVHLTNLQVGDKASVRKIVFKIKVD; this is encoded by the coding sequence ATGAAAAAAATATTATTGTTGATAAGTATTGTGGCTTTAAGCTCAGTCGTTTATGCTCAAAAATTAAAAACAACTGTATCAGATAAAGTTATTGCGGAATGGTTCAATAAAGGGGACTGGAAAGCCGGATTCAAGGCACAGCCTGCACCATCGGTAGATAAAGCGTTGCTTTACGATCATTACAAAAAGCATCCCGAACGTTGGCAAAAGGTATTCGATTACCTTAAAAATAACGATCTGATGAAGTTGCCATTAGGTAATATCAATCTGGATGACAATATTATAGTGAAAGTTCAGGAATATACCACGCACGAGTTTGGCGATCAGGTTTTAGAAGTGCATCGGAAATATATTGATTTTCAGTATGTCATAACCGGATGCGAATTTATGGGATGTGGCAAATTATCAGAGGCCAAAGAGGTATCTCCTTTCAACGAAAAGAAAGACTGGGGCGGTTACAATCTGCCGATTTTACCGTATTATGTGGCAAATTCGGGCTATTTCTTTATTTTCTTTCCGCAACAGGTGCATCTTACGAACCTGCAAGTGGGTGATAAAGCGTCCGTACGGAAAATTGTATTTAAAATTAAAGTGGATTAA
- a CDS encoding GNAT family N-acetyltransferase, with amino-acid sequence MILLQKQDYHKVTEHLRQITVNHLFARFIIEQKVDGKVFVDNPENPTTFYILHPYSMSLLFGNVDNIEFNSALVAYLLNTDKHRQTFEWLQAPEKKWQAFLSDTFGDRFVAVEENRGAVNDKIEITTRVNFKFNKEKFEAISAMITVDKQVVRTDTAHYDAIRGAVIPENFWNNRDDFFENGVGFTSLSDNEVASTAFSSFIFDDTLEIGIETAQPHKGKGYAFAACSALINYCIENNYEPAWSCKKDNIGSYRLACRLGFEPTFTLPFYRLNY; translated from the coding sequence ATGATATTATTACAGAAACAAGATTATCACAAAGTTACAGAGCATCTTCGTCAGATAACGGTTAATCACCTCTTTGCACGTTTTATTATAGAACAAAAAGTAGATGGAAAGGTTTTTGTGGATAATCCGGAAAATCCTACAACGTTCTACATTTTGCATCCTTATTCAATGTCGTTATTGTTTGGAAATGTGGATAATATAGAATTCAATAGCGCTCTTGTGGCATACCTGTTGAACACGGATAAACACCGGCAAACGTTTGAATGGCTTCAGGCTCCTGAAAAAAAATGGCAGGCATTCCTTTCGGATACGTTTGGCGACCGCTTTGTTGCGGTAGAAGAGAACCGTGGAGCTGTTAATGATAAAATTGAAATAACCACCCGTGTGAATTTCAAATTCAATAAAGAAAAATTTGAGGCCATTAGCGCAATGATTACGGTTGATAAACAAGTTGTTAGAACTGATACTGCGCATTATGATGCCATTCGTGGAGCTGTAATACCGGAAAACTTCTGGAATAACAGGGACGACTTCTTTGAAAATGGGGTAGGGTTTACATCGTTATCCGACAATGAGGTTGCATCTACGGCATTTTCTTCTTTTATTTTCGACGATACACTTGAAATCGGAATTGAAACTGCCCAACCGCATAAAGGAAAAGGGTATGCCTTTGCAGCTTGTTCTGCATTGATAAACTATTGTATTGAAAATAATTATGAACCAGCTTGGTCTTGTAAGAAAGATAATATAGGTTCGTATCGCTTGGCTTGCAGGCTTGGATTTGAACCAACATTTACGTTACCATTTTACAGGTTGAATTATTAA
- a CDS encoding UDP-glucose dehydrogenase family protein has protein sequence MQIAIVGTGYVGLVSGACFAEMGVEVTCVDIDIQKIENLKQGIIPIYEPGLDEMVIRNIKAGRLQFSTSLPEVLNDVEVVFSAVGTPPDKDGSADLQYVYEVARTIGRNMNKYVCVVTKSTVPVGTAYQVKTIIQEELDKRGVNIPFDVASNPEFLKEGDAINDFMSPDRVVVGIESDRTQKLMTQLYRPFLLNNFRVIFMDIPSAEMTKYAANAMLATRISFMNDIANLCERVGADVNMVRKGISSDNRIGTKFLYSGIGYGGSCFPKDVRALIKIAEKEGYTMRVLQSVDEVNELQKEVLYTKLHTLIPNGSLSGKTVALWGLSFKPNTDDMREAPSLVLIRKLLNAGCSIRAFDPVAVEEAQKAIERSNIDPALKERIYFAADIYDTVNDADALMLVTEWKEFRMPNWDIVKKLMKNHIVLDGRNIYDKKEMSELGFTYMGVGV, from the coding sequence ATGCAAATAGCAATTGTAGGAACCGGGTATGTTGGGTTGGTTTCGGGCGCCTGTTTTGCCGAAATGGGTGTCGAAGTGACCTGTGTGGATATTGATATACAGAAGATTGAGAATCTCAAACAAGGGATTATTCCGATATATGAGCCGGGGCTGGATGAAATGGTTATCCGGAATATCAAGGCGGGACGATTACAGTTTTCTACATCGCTGCCGGAGGTGCTGAATGATGTGGAAGTTGTTTTTAGTGCCGTTGGAACACCACCGGATAAAGATGGAAGTGCTGATTTACAATATGTTTATGAGGTGGCGCGTACAATTGGCCGCAACATGAACAAATACGTTTGTGTCGTTACTAAAAGTACGGTTCCTGTGGGCACTGCTTATCAGGTAAAAACCATTATACAGGAAGAGTTAGACAAACGTGGAGTTAATATTCCGTTTGATGTTGCATCTAATCCTGAATTTTTGAAGGAAGGCGACGCTATAAACGACTTTATGAGTCCCGACAGGGTAGTGGTGGGTATTGAATCCGACCGCACGCAGAAGCTCATGACCCAGTTATATCGCCCGTTTTTGCTGAATAATTTCCGGGTTATTTTCATGGATATTCCTTCTGCAGAGATGACTAAGTATGCTGCAAATGCCATGTTGGCAACACGTATCAGCTTTATGAACGACATAGCCAATCTATGCGAAAGAGTGGGAGCGGACGTGAATATGGTTCGAAAAGGAATTAGTTCAGACAATCGTATTGGTACGAAGTTTCTTTATTCCGGAATCGGATATGGGGGTTCGTGTTTTCCGAAAGATGTGAGAGCTTTGATAAAAATAGCTGAAAAAGAGGGTTATACGATGCGGGTATTGCAATCTGTTGACGAAGTGAATGAATTGCAGAAGGAAGTATTATACACCAAACTTCATACCCTTATTCCAAATGGATCTCTAAGTGGCAAAACCGTTGCTTTATGGGGTTTGTCGTTCAAGCCTAATACCGATGATATGCGTGAAGCTCCATCGCTGGTGTTGATCCGTAAGCTATTGAATGCCGGATGCAGTATTCGTGCATTTGACCCGGTCGCCGTGGAAGAAGCGCAAAAGGCCATTGAAAGGAGTAATATTGATCCTGCTTTGAAAGAAAGAATCTATTTTGCTGCTGATATTTACGATACGGTCAATGATGCGGATGCTCTTATGCTGGTGACTGAATGGAAAGAATTCAGAATGCCCAATTGGGATATCGTAAAAAAACTGATGAAGAACCATATAGTGCTTGACGGTCGTAACATATACGACAAAAAAGAGATGTCAGAACTTGGATTTACGTATATGGGAGTAGGCGTTTAA